The proteins below are encoded in one region of Flavobacterium sp. IMCC34852:
- a CDS encoding isoaspartyl peptidase/L-asparaginase family protein codes for MSNRRNFLKTAAAGSVALALQSFASKAANSAKPKGKINKPIVLSTWNFGVQANGAAWDILKNNGRALDAVEAGVKIPEGDPTERSVGYGGRPDRDGRVTLDACIMDEFSNIGSVAALEHIKHPISVARAVMEKTPHVMLVGDGALQFALSQGFKKENLLVEASEKEWKEWLKTSQYKPIANIENHDTIGMIALDVHGNLSGACTTSGMAFKMHGRVGDSPIIGAGLYVDNEIGAATATGHGEEVIRIAGCHLVVELMRQGKSPQAACEEAVSRIVKLTQNRNKNLKDIQVGFIALDKQGNYGAYCIQGGFNYAVNDNSGNKLVDADYFLK; via the coding sequence ATGTCAAATCGCAGAAATTTTCTCAAAACCGCCGCTGCAGGTTCAGTGGCTTTAGCTTTGCAATCGTTTGCTTCCAAAGCAGCCAATTCGGCCAAACCAAAAGGTAAAATCAATAAGCCAATTGTGCTTTCCACTTGGAATTTCGGCGTACAAGCCAATGGCGCTGCCTGGGATATTTTAAAGAATAATGGTCGTGCCCTAGATGCCGTTGAAGCCGGAGTGAAAATTCCGGAAGGCGACCCAACCGAAAGAAGCGTTGGTTACGGAGGGCGGCCTGACCGAGACGGACGAGTAACGCTCGATGCTTGTATCATGGACGAGTTTTCCAATATCGGTTCGGTAGCGGCTTTGGAGCACATCAAGCACCCGATTTCTGTTGCTCGAGCGGTGATGGAAAAAACCCCACATGTAATGTTGGTCGGTGACGGCGCTTTACAGTTTGCCTTGTCTCAAGGATTCAAAAAAGAAAATCTCCTAGTAGAAGCTTCCGAAAAAGAATGGAAAGAATGGCTCAAAACCAGTCAGTACAAACCCATTGCTAATATCGAAAACCACGATACGATTGGCATGATAGCCTTGGATGTTCACGGAAATTTGTCCGGTGCCTGTACTACGAGCGGAATGGCGTTCAAAATGCACGGTCGGGTAGGTGATTCGCCCATTATCGGTGCAGGTTTGTATGTCGATAACGAAATCGGAGCGGCTACAGCCACCGGTCATGGAGAAGAAGTTATTAGAATTGCCGGTTGTCATTTGGTTGTAGAATTGATGCGACAAGGAAAATCACCACAAGCTGCTTGTGAAGAAGCCGTGTCGCGCATTGTAAAACTGACCCAAAATCGCAACAAAAACCTTAAAGACATCCAAGTTGGTTTTATCGCTTTAGACAAACAAGGCAATTATGGTGCGTATTGTATTCAAGGCGGATTTAATTATGCGGTTAACGATAACTCCGGAAATAAATTGGTAGATGCTGATTACTTTTTGAAATAA
- a CDS encoding beta-mannosidase, with the protein MRTLLFKFLIVFLWPMVLWAQNKERNLSLESWTFRKVTQTNWFPAKVPGTVHTDLLANQLIPDPFFGANEKQLQWIENEDWQYQTAFNISNEELNHQNAILQFDGLDTFAEVTLNGTKILSANNMFRTWKVDVKKLLKVGPNKLEITFASAVKKGKEEAKKLTYTLPGDEKIYTRKAQYHFGWDWGPRFVTSGIYKNIKLHFWNNATINNLKTKQDLTNKEVAKVEFILEINSANNSRYELKINHKSEFFQLKKGKNNLSLTYEIANPKLWWPNGLGEAKLYPFEISLTQNNQVIDNKKLNIGLRTIELVQEKDAIGKSFYFKVNGKSVFMKGANVIPPDSFLPRATDSVYKSIVKNAVDANMNMLRVWGGGVYAEDSFYDECDKNGILVWQDFMFACAMYPGDEAFLENVKQEVIDNVTRLQNHPSIALWCGNNENDEGWHNWGWQKQYNYSEQDSTKIWKDYQKLFHDLIPITLDNLLPKNENRYWPSSPSIGWGRKESLLSGDAHYWGVWWGMEPFEMYQKKVGRFMSEYGFQGMPDIKTFQAFAKSDELHFDSEAVKNHQKHPTGYKTINEYMARDYQVPTNFEDYIYVSQLLQAEGMKIAIEAHRTDPKCMGTLFWQLNDCWPVTSWSSVDYYGKWKAFQYQAKRSFEDVMISIKENEVNYEIYLVSEASHSDKVRFEIELLDFYGKLVEKDEVEFDITADTRDLFVALPKENYSDNNLKELVLSVSCIMQNGKKANALYYFVKPKDLQLNQPNIQLTKIDELTYEITTDVLTKNVYLSAAEEVIFSDNFFDILPGQKLQIKLSKPVKSIKVKSLFDTLK; encoded by the coding sequence ATGAGAACTTTACTGTTCAAATTCCTGATTGTTTTTTTGTGGCCAATGGTACTTTGGGCACAAAATAAAGAACGTAATTTAAGTTTAGAATCATGGACTTTCAGAAAAGTAACCCAAACCAATTGGTTTCCTGCCAAAGTTCCCGGAACCGTGCACACTGATTTGTTGGCGAACCAATTAATTCCCGATCCTTTTTTCGGTGCCAATGAAAAACAGTTACAATGGATAGAAAACGAAGACTGGCAATACCAAACGGCTTTCAACATTTCAAATGAAGAGCTGAATCATCAAAATGCCATTTTACAATTTGACGGCTTAGACACTTTTGCCGAAGTGACTCTAAACGGAACCAAAATCCTCTCCGCCAACAACATGTTCCGAACATGGAAAGTTGATGTGAAAAAGCTGCTGAAAGTTGGGCCAAACAAACTCGAAATTACTTTCGCTTCTGCCGTAAAAAAAGGAAAAGAAGAAGCCAAAAAACTAACTTACACTTTACCGGGCGACGAAAAAATATACACCCGAAAAGCACAATACCATTTCGGTTGGGATTGGGGACCGCGATTTGTTACTTCAGGGATTTATAAAAACATAAAACTTCATTTTTGGAACAATGCCACGATAAATAATCTCAAGACCAAGCAGGATTTGACGAATAAAGAGGTAGCGAAAGTAGAGTTTATTCTCGAAATAAACAGTGCCAATAATTCTCGATATGAATTAAAAATCAATCATAAATCGGAGTTCTTTCAACTCAAAAAAGGAAAAAATAATTTATCATTAACCTACGAAATTGCGAATCCGAAATTGTGGTGGCCCAATGGCTTGGGTGAAGCGAAGTTGTATCCGTTTGAAATTAGTTTAACTCAAAACAATCAAGTCATTGATAACAAAAAACTAAACATCGGTTTGCGAACGATTGAATTGGTTCAGGAAAAAGATGCGATTGGAAAGAGTTTTTATTTTAAAGTCAACGGCAAATCGGTGTTTATGAAAGGTGCTAACGTCATTCCGCCTGACAGTTTTTTACCACGCGCAACCGATTCAGTTTATAAGTCGATTGTCAAAAATGCGGTTGATGCTAATATGAACATGCTCCGAGTTTGGGGCGGCGGTGTGTATGCCGAAGATAGTTTTTATGACGAGTGTGATAAAAACGGCATTTTAGTTTGGCAGGATTTTATGTTTGCCTGCGCGATGTATCCCGGCGATGAAGCCTTTTTGGAGAATGTAAAACAGGAAGTCATCGATAATGTAACGCGTTTGCAAAACCATCCGAGTATAGCGCTTTGGTGCGGCAATAATGAGAACGATGAAGGCTGGCACAATTGGGGTTGGCAAAAACAATACAACTATTCGGAGCAAGATTCGACTAAGATTTGGAAAGACTATCAAAAGCTCTTTCACGACTTAATTCCAATAACCCTTGACAATTTGTTGCCCAAAAATGAAAACCGTTATTGGCCGTCATCTCCATCTATCGGTTGGGGTAGAAAAGAGAGTTTGCTCAGTGGTGATGCCCATTATTGGGGTGTTTGGTGGGGAATGGAACCGTTTGAAATGTACCAAAAAAAGGTCGGGCGATTCATGAGCGAATATGGTTTTCAAGGCATGCCTGATATCAAAACGTTTCAGGCTTTCGCCAAAAGCGATGAACTGCATTTCGATTCGGAAGCGGTAAAAAATCACCAAAAACACCCAACGGGTTACAAAACCATCAACGAATATATGGCGCGCGATTACCAAGTGCCAACTAATTTTGAAGACTATATTTATGTGTCCCAATTGCTTCAAGCTGAAGGCATGAAAATCGCTATCGAAGCACATCGAACCGACCCAAAATGTATGGGAACATTATTTTGGCAACTTAATGATTGTTGGCCTGTGACTTCCTGGAGTTCGGTGGATTATTATGGAAAATGGAAAGCTTTTCAATACCAGGCGAAGCGGAGTTTTGAGGATGTAATGATTTCTATTAAGGAAAATGAAGTCAATTATGAAATTTATTTGGTTAGTGAAGCTTCTCACTCCGACAAAGTAAGGTTTGAAATTGAATTATTGGATTTTTACGGAAAGCTAGTGGAAAAAGATGAAGTAGAATTTGATATTACGGCCGATACGAGAGATTTGTTTGTAGCGCTTCCAAAAGAGAATTACAGCGATAATAATTTAAAGGAGTTAGTCTTGTCGGTATCTTGCATAATGCAAAATGGCAAAAAAGCAAATGCGCTATATTACTTTGTCAAACCCAAAGATTTACAACTCAATCAACCTAACATTCAACTTACTAAAATCGATGAGTTAACTTATGAAATTACGACGGATGTTTTGACCAAAAATGTGTATTTGTCAGCAGCCGAAGAAGTGATTTTCAGCGATAATTTTTTTGACATTTTACCTGGGCAGAAGTTGCAAATCAAGTTGTCAAAGCCGGTTAAATCCATAAAAGTAAAATCATTATTTGATACTTTGAAATAA
- a CDS encoding copper homeostasis protein CutC: protein MVQNPLLEIACFNLESALIAQENGADRVELCAEIEVGGTTPNFEIVKQALEKLNIDLYVMIRPRGGNFVYSEEEFEQMQSDILALKELNVNGFVFGILKEDNSINFEQNKTLVNLAKPFPCTFHRAFDEVEDSFLALEQLIDCGFKTILTSGQAQNVTEGMNRLTELVSKANDRITIMPGGGLRSANIEVIQQNAKAIFYHSSAITDGSETASATEVQALKSKLQ from the coding sequence ATGGTTCAAAATCCCCTACTCGAAATCGCTTGTTTCAATTTAGAATCAGCTCTAATCGCCCAAGAAAACGGTGCCGATAGAGTAGAACTTTGTGCCGAAATTGAAGTGGGTGGCACAACACCAAATTTTGAAATCGTAAAACAAGCACTAGAAAAGTTAAACATCGATTTGTATGTCATGATTCGACCGCGTGGTGGCAATTTTGTTTATTCAGAAGAAGAGTTTGAGCAAATGCAATCCGATATTTTAGCCCTAAAGGAATTAAATGTTAACGGTTTTGTTTTTGGGATTTTAAAAGAAGACAATAGTATCAATTTTGAACAAAATAAAACTTTAGTGAATTTGGCCAAACCCTTTCCATGCACATTTCACCGAGCTTTCGATGAGGTTGAAGATTCTTTTCTGGCTTTGGAACAACTTATCGACTGCGGTTTCAAAACGATTTTAACGTCGGGTCAAGCCCAAAATGTAACGGAAGGCATGAACCGTTTAACCGAATTGGTTTCCAAAGCCAATGACCGTATTACTATCATGCCTGGCGGCGGTTTGAGGTCGGCAAATATTGAAGTTATTCAACAAAATGCCAAAGCGATTTTCTATCATTCTTCGGCTATAACTGATGGAAGTGAAACGGCTTCGGCCACGGAAGTTCAAGCCTTAAAATCTAAACTCCAATGA
- a CDS encoding GLPGLI family protein translates to MKKIVFASFFVFSYLVTHAQKDFQGMAVYESKTSTADFKSRFEGNKEITPEMQKMIEERMKKMFEKTFFLNFDKSASIYKEEEKLETPGQGQGGFRMMSSVMGGGGTYYKNVKDKTYTVDKEFMGKEFLVKDSLRTYNWQMTGETRVIGGYNCFKATTVIPASKTDFRNFRPKKEEEKKEDKAKEETKEGTKTSFMDQIELPKEVTITAWYTPEIPVSQGPEGYWGLPGLILEVNDGKTTILCSKIVLNPKDKAEIKAPSNGKEVSQKEYDEIVIKKMEEMQEMNSGRGGGFQMRMSR, encoded by the coding sequence ATGAAAAAAATTGTATTCGCTTCGTTTTTTGTCTTCTCTTATTTAGTGACTCATGCCCAAAAAGACTTTCAAGGTATGGCCGTTTACGAATCAAAAACCAGTACTGCTGATTTCAAATCTCGTTTTGAAGGCAACAAAGAAATAACACCCGAAATGCAGAAAATGATTGAAGAGCGCATGAAGAAGATGTTTGAAAAAACTTTTTTTCTAAACTTTGACAAATCGGCTTCCATTTACAAAGAAGAAGAAAAATTGGAAACACCCGGCCAAGGTCAAGGTGGTTTCAGAATGATGAGCTCTGTTATGGGCGGCGGCGGAACGTACTATAAAAATGTAAAAGACAAGACATATACGGTAGACAAAGAATTTATGGGCAAAGAATTTTTGGTCAAAGATTCTTTGAGAACTTATAATTGGCAAATGACCGGTGAAACCCGTGTTATCGGCGGCTATAATTGTTTCAAAGCTACTACGGTAATTCCGGCGAGTAAGACTGATTTTAGAAACTTCCGTCCAAAAAAAGAGGAAGAAAAAAAAGAGGATAAAGCCAAAGAAGAAACCAAAGAAGGCACTAAAACCAGTTTCATGGATCAAATTGAATTGCCCAAAGAAGTGACTATTACCGCTTGGTACACGCCTGAAATTCCGGTAAGTCAAGGTCCGGAAGGCTACTGGGGTTTGCCGGGATTGATTTTAGAAGTGAATGACGGGAAAACAACCATTCTTTGTTCCAAAATTGTTTTAAATCCAAAAGACAAAGCAGAAATTAAAGCACCAAGTAACGGCAAAGAGGTTTCTCAAAAAGAATATGACGAAATCGTAATTAAAAAAATGGAGGAAATGCAGGAAATGAACAGCGGTCGCGGTGGCGGTTTCCAAATGAGAATGTCAAGATAA
- a CDS encoding deoxynucleoside kinase: protein MHIAVAGNIGAGKTTLTRFLAKHFKWEPHFEDVVDNPYLDDFYHQMERWSFNLQIYFLNSRFRQVLQIRESGKNIIQDRTIYEDAHIFAPNLHAMGLMTNRDFQNYSDLFELMEGLVGSPDLLIYLRSSIPNLVSQIHKRGRDYENTISIDYLSRLNERYEAWISTYDKGKLLIIDVDNIDFVNNPEDLGVIINRINAEINGLF, encoded by the coding sequence ATGCACATAGCAGTAGCAGGAAATATAGGCGCAGGAAAAACAACACTAACCCGATTTTTAGCCAAACATTTTAAATGGGAACCGCATTTTGAAGATGTGGTTGATAATCCGTATTTGGATGATTTCTATCACCAAATGGAACGTTGGTCATTCAACTTGCAAATTTATTTCTTGAATTCGAGATTTCGTCAAGTGTTGCAAATTCGCGAAAGCGGCAAAAACATCATTCAGGATCGTACAATTTATGAAGATGCGCACATCTTTGCGCCCAATTTACATGCGATGGGTTTAATGACTAACCGCGATTTTCAAAATTATTCCGATTTATTCGAATTGATGGAAGGCTTAGTTGGTTCACCGGATTTGTTGATTTATTTGAGAAGTTCGATTCCTAATTTGGTTTCTCAAATCCACAAACGCGGTCGCGATTATGAAAACACTATTTCCATTGACTACTTAAGCCGATTAAACGAACGCTATGAAGCTTGGATTTCGACTTACGACAAAGGAAAATTGTTGATTATTGATGTCGACAACATAGATTTTGTAAACAATCCAGAAGATTTAGGAGTGATCATCAACCGAATTAATGCCGAGATAAACGGATTGTTTTAA
- a CDS encoding carboxypeptidase-like regulatory domain-containing protein, giving the protein MKKLSLLLFLVISTAKAQTIRFEGVIQDNTKAPLEMANIMAMNQATKAMDAYAITNDKGKFVLNLKTNATYTIKLSYLGMQNKEITVTTQTQNITQNITMESGGIELDGVEIVREMPVSIKGDTIVYNADSFKTGTERKLEDVLKKLPGVEVNADGEVEVEGKKVTKLMVEGKDFFDGDTKLGVKNIPADAIDKVQVLRNFNENSILKGVENNQDNVAMNIKLKSGKKNFWFGDVTAAGGFQPETKFDRYNINPKLFYYSPKYSVNIITNFNNIGELPLTIQDYFKFTGGFRNMMSKGGSSFNVSSNDLGISLLRNNRAKEIETDFGATNFSYNPSKSWTISGFGILSSSITDLETVSSTNFLDPTSTEVASTENRAEIAHQKSNLGLFKLSSSYKPNANFQFDYDILAKFSKQDENNSLLRETIDEDNNSTTEDIFTAKKQDPVTVNQNLSFYYTAAEKHIFAFESQHLYQDENPFYNANLQSDPFTSVLPPSNILGYDTAQNRTDLSQNRFVKTNKLDSKLDYYFMLTPKSNINVTLGNTYSNQSFNSSMYQVLDNGNVNNLDNTTNTNNVTYRFNDAFLGVHYKVLTGKFTFTPGVSFHTYALNNEQLGTSYKQNFTRILPDFLALYQIKKAETLTYNFSFTNNFTDINRQAEGFVLNNYSSLSSGNRTLENAVQQSHSLRYFKYNMFNFENISAAVSYNRTVDAIKTRAFFDNVNQVSSPFNSEFADETLSFFGSYGRSFFKYYKASLNVNLNWSKFNNIQIDRATFQDILITNESFTQTYNLRASTNFKNLPNIELGYSYTINDYPNDTFFTDRPTVKLDYFFLKSFSFVSEYEFYHYYNEDKSVENEYDFLSASLIYQKTKDSKWEYKISATNLLNTTSLNDDNFSQFSTRTSQYRVQPRYVMLSLKYNL; this is encoded by the coding sequence ATGAAAAAACTTTCCTTATTATTGTTTTTGGTTATCTCTACAGCCAAAGCCCAAACCATCAGATTCGAAGGAGTCATTCAAGACAATACCAAAGCACCGCTGGAAATGGCTAACATCATGGCGATGAACCAAGCCACCAAAGCCATGGACGCTTATGCCATTACCAACGATAAAGGAAAATTTGTTTTGAACCTTAAAACCAATGCGACTTATACCATCAAACTAAGTTATCTCGGGATGCAAAACAAAGAGATAACGGTTACCACGCAAACGCAAAATATTACCCAAAACATTACTATGGAAAGCGGTGGTATCGAGCTGGATGGTGTTGAAATCGTCCGCGAAATGCCGGTTTCTATCAAAGGCGATACCATTGTATATAATGCGGATTCGTTTAAAACCGGAACCGAACGAAAATTAGAAGATGTATTAAAAAAATTGCCCGGAGTAGAAGTTAATGCCGATGGAGAAGTAGAAGTGGAAGGCAAAAAAGTAACCAAATTAATGGTCGAAGGCAAAGATTTTTTTGATGGTGATACCAAATTAGGCGTTAAAAATATTCCGGCTGATGCGATTGACAAAGTTCAGGTATTGCGAAATTTTAATGAAAATTCTATCTTAAAAGGTGTAGAAAACAATCAAGACAATGTGGCGATGAACATCAAGCTGAAATCTGGAAAAAAGAATTTCTGGTTTGGAGATGTTACTGCTGCCGGGGGTTTTCAACCCGAAACCAAGTTTGATCGTTACAATATCAACCCGAAATTGTTTTATTACAGCCCGAAATACAGCGTCAATATTATTACCAATTTTAATAATATAGGCGAATTGCCACTGACCATTCAAGACTATTTCAAGTTCACCGGCGGATTCAGGAATATGATGTCCAAAGGTGGTTCGAGTTTTAATGTGTCTTCCAATGATTTAGGGATTTCATTGCTTAGAAACAATCGTGCTAAAGAAATAGAAACCGATTTCGGAGCCACCAACTTTTCGTATAATCCATCCAAATCATGGACAATTAGTGGTTTCGGAATTCTTTCTTCTTCTATAACCGATTTGGAAACAGTATCGTCGACTAACTTTTTAGATCCAACCTCTACCGAAGTGGCTTCCACCGAAAACAGAGCGGAGATTGCACACCAAAAAAGCAATTTGGGCTTGTTCAAGCTAAGCTCAAGTTATAAACCGAATGCCAATTTCCAGTTTGATTATGATATTTTGGCTAAATTTTCCAAACAAGATGAGAACAATTCCTTGTTGAGAGAAACCATTGATGAGGATAACAATTCGACTACTGAAGATATTTTTACTGCCAAAAAACAAGATCCGGTTACAGTGAATCAGAATTTGAGTTTTTATTATACTGCAGCCGAAAAGCATATTTTTGCTTTTGAATCTCAGCATTTGTACCAAGATGAGAATCCTTTTTATAACGCCAATTTACAATCTGACCCGTTTACGTCAGTCTTGCCACCGAGCAATATTTTGGGGTATGACACCGCGCAAAACAGAACCGATTTGAGCCAAAATCGTTTCGTGAAAACCAACAAATTAGACAGTAAGCTCGATTATTATTTTATGCTAACACCAAAAAGCAACATCAATGTGACTTTGGGGAATACTTATTCGAACCAAAGTTTCAACTCGAGCATGTACCAAGTTTTAGACAACGGAAACGTAAATAATTTAGACAATACCACTAATACTAATAATGTTACTTACCGTTTTAATGATGCTTTTTTGGGAGTGCATTACAAAGTGTTAACCGGTAAATTTACGTTTACGCCCGGAGTGAGTTTCCATACTTATGCTTTGAATAACGAGCAATTGGGAACGAGTTATAAGCAAAACTTTACTCGAATTCTACCTGATTTCTTAGCGTTATACCAAATCAAAAAGGCGGAAACGTTAACCTATAATTTTTCGTTTACCAATAATTTCACCGACATCAATCGTCAAGCAGAAGGTTTTGTTTTGAATAATTACAGCAGTTTATCAAGCGGAAACCGAACGTTGGAGAATGCTGTTCAGCAATCGCATTCTTTGCGTTATTTTAAATACAATATGTTCAACTTTGAAAATATTTCGGCCGCAGTAAGTTACAATCGCACCGTTGATGCCATCAAAACCAGAGCGTTCTTCGACAATGTAAACCAAGTGTCTTCGCCTTTTAACTCGGAGTTTGCCGATGAGACATTGTCGTTCTTCGGCAGTTATGGTCGCTCATTCTTTAAATACTATAAGGCTTCTTTAAATGTAAATTTGAATTGGAGTAAATTCAATAACATTCAAATTGACAGAGCCACATTCCAAGATATTTTGATAACCAATGAAAGTTTTACCCAAACCTACAATTTAAGAGCATCGACTAATTTTAAAAACTTACCGAATATCGAATTAGGTTACAGTTATACCATCAATGATTATCCGAATGATACGTTTTTCACCGACAGACCAACGGTAAAATTGGATTATTTCTTCTTGAAAAGTTTTTCCTTTGTGAGTGAATACGAGTTTTATCACTACTACAACGAAGACAAATCAGTAGAAAATGAATACGATTTTCTTTCGGCGAGTTTGATTTATCAAAAGACCAAAGACAGCAAATGGGAGTATAAAATTTCGGCTACCAACTTACTTAATACAACGTCTTTAAATGACGATAACTTCTCGCAGTTCTCAACCAGAACGTCACAATACAGAGTGCAACCACGCTATGTAATGTTGAGTTTGAAGTATAATTTGTAG